In one Bosea sp. RAC05 genomic region, the following are encoded:
- a CDS encoding DUF427 domain-containing protein: MHVVPEPAGEGQESVWAFPRPAIAEPCARRIVIRHRGATIVDTTQAVRVIETSHPPSYYLPPDSLKDARLRPSPHRSICEWKGQAAYVDLDIGGETLRQVGWLYPSPTPAFRLLAGFVAFYAAPFDECLVDGEPVTPQPGGFYGGWITSHVAGPFKGIPGSRFW; this comes from the coding sequence ATGCATGTCGTTCCCGAGCCTGCCGGAGAGGGACAGGAGAGCGTCTGGGCGTTTCCGCGCCCAGCCATCGCCGAGCCCTGCGCCCGGCGCATCGTCATCCGCCACCGCGGCGCGACGATCGTCGACACGACGCAGGCCGTCCGCGTCATCGAGACCAGCCACCCGCCGAGCTATTATCTGCCGCCCGACAGCTTGAAGGATGCGCGGCTGCGGCCGTCCCCGCATCGGTCGATCTGCGAGTGGAAGGGCCAGGCGGCTTATGTCGATCTGGACATCGGCGGCGAGACGCTCCGCCAAGTCGGCTGGCTCTATCCGTCGCCGACGCCGGCCTTTCGGCTGCTGGCGGGATTCGTCGCCTTCTATGCCGCCCCTTTCGACGAATGCCTGGTCGATGGCGAGCCGGTCACGCCCCAGCCCGGCGGGTTCTATGGCGGCTGGATCACGTCCCATGTCGCCGGCCCCTTCAAGGGGATCCCCGGCAGCCGGTTCTGGTGA
- a CDS encoding NAD(P)H-binding protein, with the protein MLGATGTIGRATAGALLRRGHDVVCLVRPHANAAAVRPDSATAGLPDRLTVRTADVSDPVALARDGFAGERFDAVVSCMASRTGAPADAWAVDHRAHLNVLEAAQRAGVQHFVLLSAICVQKPLLAFQQAKLAFEAALIGSGLRYSIVRPTAFFKSLSGQIERVRAGKPFLLFGDGTLTACKPISDGDLADFIAGCLEDESRWNRILPIGGPGEAITPRQQGEALFALLGRPPRFRQVPVALLDAIIGGLSLAGALVPSLAAKAELARIGRYYATESMLVLDPATGRYDAAATPSTGTETLFDFYRAVLGGAAAPERGDHAVF; encoded by the coding sequence CTGCTGGGTGCGACCGGCACGATCGGCCGCGCAACCGCAGGCGCCCTGCTGCGACGTGGCCATGACGTCGTCTGCCTGGTTCGCCCCCATGCCAACGCCGCCGCCGTGCGGCCGGACTCAGCGACCGCCGGTCTCCCCGATCGCTTGACCGTCCGGACGGCGGATGTGAGCGATCCCGTGGCACTGGCCCGCGACGGGTTCGCAGGAGAGCGTTTCGACGCGGTGGTGTCGTGCATGGCCTCGCGCACGGGCGCGCCCGCTGATGCCTGGGCCGTCGACCACCGCGCGCATCTGAACGTGCTCGAAGCCGCCCAGCGGGCCGGCGTCCAACACTTCGTGCTGCTGTCCGCCATCTGCGTGCAGAAGCCGCTGCTCGCGTTCCAGCAGGCGAAGCTCGCCTTCGAGGCGGCGCTGATCGGCTCCGGGCTGCGCTATTCGATCGTCCGGCCGACCGCCTTCTTCAAGTCGCTGTCGGGGCAGATCGAGCGCGTCCGCGCGGGCAAGCCCTTCCTGCTCTTCGGCGACGGAACCCTGACCGCCTGCAAGCCGATCAGCGACGGCGATCTCGCGGACTTCATCGCCGGCTGCCTTGAGGACGAGAGCCGGTGGAACCGCATCCTGCCGATCGGCGGCCCCGGCGAGGCGATCACGCCGCGCCAGCAGGGCGAGGCGCTGTTTGCGCTGCTCGGCCGCCCTCCCCGCTTCCGCCAGGTCCCCGTCGCGCTGCTCGACGCCATCATCGGCGGCCTGAGCCTCGCGGGCGCCCTGGTGCCGTCGCTGGCGGCCAAGGCCGAACTGGCGCGGATCGGCCGCTACTACGCCACCGAATCCATGCTGGTGCTGGACCCGGCGACCGGCCGCTACGATGCCGCCGCCACGCCATCGACCGGGACGGAGACCCTGTTCGACTTCTATCGCGCCGTGCTGGGCGGCGCCGCCGCGCCGGAGCGGGGCGACCACGCGGTGTTCTGA
- a CDS encoding SDR family NAD(P)-dependent oxidoreductase has product MSGRLRGKVAIVAGAGSIGPGWGNGKATATVFAREGAKVICADINRDAAEETAAFIQNEGGQAFAVEADVTKADQMADLVGRTLGRYGRIDILDNNVGIAEVGGVVELSEEVWDRVFKVNLTGAFLAMKHVIPVMQRQFEESGEGGSIINISSIASIRYTGVPYASYSATKAALNQLTRTTAVQYAPQKIRVNAILPGLMKTPMVEHSAGLAQVYGQGDVEAMWAARDAQVPMGHMGEAWDVAYAALFLASDEARYVTGLEMVVDGGITLKYG; this is encoded by the coding sequence ATGTCGGGACGTCTCAGGGGCAAGGTCGCGATCGTGGCCGGGGCGGGGTCGATCGGGCCGGGCTGGGGCAATGGCAAGGCCACCGCCACCGTCTTCGCTCGCGAGGGCGCGAAAGTGATCTGCGCCGACATCAACCGCGATGCGGCGGAGGAGACCGCTGCCTTCATCCAGAACGAGGGCGGCCAGGCCTTCGCGGTCGAGGCGGACGTGACGAAAGCCGACCAGATGGCCGATCTCGTCGGCCGCACGCTCGGCCGCTACGGCCGTATCGACATCCTCGACAACAATGTCGGCATCGCCGAGGTCGGCGGTGTCGTCGAATTGTCGGAGGAGGTCTGGGACCGCGTCTTCAAGGTCAACCTGACCGGCGCCTTCCTGGCGATGAAGCATGTCATCCCGGTGATGCAGCGCCAGTTCGAGGAGAGCGGGGAGGGCGGCTCGATCATCAACATCTCGTCGATCGCCTCGATCCGCTACACGGGCGTGCCCTATGCCAGCTATTCCGCCACCAAGGCGGCGCTGAATCAGCTCACCCGCACCACCGCCGTGCAATACGCCCCGCAGAAGATCCGCGTGAACGCGATCCTGCCGGGCCTGATGAAGACGCCGATGGTTGAACACTCCGCCGGCCTCGCCCAGGTCTACGGGCAGGGGGATGTCGAGGCGATGTGGGCGGCGCGTGACGCGCAGGTGCCGATGGGCCATATGGGCGAGGCTTGGGACGTCGCCTATGCGGCCTTGTTCCTGGCCAGCGACGAAGCGCGCTATGTCACCGGCCTCGAAATGGTCGTCGATGGAGGGATCACGCTCAAATATGGCTGA
- the yacG gene encoding DNA gyrase inhibitor YacG yields MADNENTPPAASPSVTSAASLKPCAVCGKPAQPRYKPFCSARCADIDLGRWLKGSYVIPGEPVEETETGLPPRERDEDG; encoded by the coding sequence ATGGCTGACAACGAGAACACCCCGCCGGCCGCCAGCCCGTCGGTCACCAGCGCCGCGTCGCTCAAGCCCTGCGCCGTCTGCGGCAAGCCGGCGCAGCCTCGCTACAAGCCCTTCTGTTCGGCGCGCTGCGCCGATATCGATCTCGGCCGCTGGCTGAAGGGAAGCTATGTGATTCCCGGCGAGCCGGTCGAGGAAACCGAAACCGGCCTGCCGCCGCGCGAACGCGACGAGGACGGCTGA
- a CDS encoding arsenate reductase/protein-tyrosine-phosphatase family protein, with translation MTPRRPNAGRPTPKLDTMDAVALLGALAQPTRLEIVRLLMRYRPHGLAAGDIGRLLAVAHNTLSAHLAALEQVGLLASRREGRHIIFAAQAARADALQAFLAEACCTEGPLPCADAAPAFPARRDPVASERPLRVLVVCTGNSARSIMAEAVLNREGLGRIQAFSAGSRPQEAPHPLALRLLSDLGYDISEMRSKSWDEFLGPEVAPLDLVVTVCDDASESACPAFPGVPLRVHWGLDDPAAATGPESAKRAAFLQSYRDLAARVSAFVNLPFEQMSLQELQPVLAAIGRMDGATAKALEQAA, from the coding sequence TTGACGCCCAGACGGCCCAACGCAGGACGGCCCACGCCGAAGCTCGACACGATGGACGCCGTCGCCCTGCTGGGGGCGCTGGCGCAGCCGACCCGGCTCGAGATCGTCCGGCTGCTGATGCGCTACCGGCCGCATGGCCTGGCGGCCGGCGATATCGGCCGTCTTCTTGCGGTCGCGCACAACACGCTGTCCGCGCATCTGGCCGCGCTCGAGCAGGTCGGGCTGCTGGCGTCGCGGCGCGAGGGCCGCCACATCATCTTCGCCGCCCAGGCCGCGCGCGCCGATGCGCTCCAGGCCTTCCTGGCCGAGGCCTGCTGCACTGAAGGCCCCCTGCCCTGTGCGGATGCGGCGCCCGCCTTTCCGGCGCGCCGCGACCCGGTGGCGAGCGAGCGGCCCTTGCGCGTCCTGGTGGTCTGCACCGGGAATTCGGCCCGTTCGATCATGGCCGAGGCTGTGCTCAACCGCGAGGGGCTGGGGCGGATCCAGGCCTTCTCGGCCGGCTCGCGCCCGCAGGAGGCCCCCCACCCGCTGGCCCTGCGTCTCCTGTCCGATCTCGGCTACGACATCTCCGAGATGCGGTCGAAATCCTGGGACGAGTTCCTGGGGCCGGAGGTAGCGCCGCTCGACCTCGTCGTCACGGTCTGCGACGACGCCAGCGAGAGCGCCTGCCCCGCCTTCCCTGGCGTGCCGCTGCGCGTGCATTGGGGGCTGGACGATCCTGCTGCAGCGACCGGCCCCGAATCAGCCAAGCGCGCCGCCTTCCTGCAGAGCTATCGCGATCTGGCGGCGCGGGTTTCGGCCTTCGTCAACCTGCCGTTCGAGCAGATGTCGCTGCAGGAGCTGCAGCCGGTGCTCGCCGCCATCGGCCGGATGGACGGCGCGACGGCCAAGGCGCTCGAGCAGGCGGCCTGA
- a CDS encoding arsenate reductase ArsC, with the protein METSPLKVLFVCKGNHARSIMAESIMRRLPGGTFTVFSAGSQPRPQINPFVVRLLTSLNHDLTGLAPKSWDDFARPGAPELDFVFTLSETAANAVPPAWPGNPTTALWTLPDPAAFEGDDVQKALAFADAYRMLNNRISIFASLPLATLQGMALQHRLDAIGQDKGRREPAGVPSAPREDAA; encoded by the coding sequence ATGGAAACGTCCCCTCTCAAGGTTCTCTTCGTCTGCAAGGGCAACCACGCCCGCTCGATCATGGCCGAATCGATCATGCGCCGCCTGCCCGGCGGCACGTTCACCGTCTTCAGCGCCGGTTCGCAGCCCCGGCCGCAGATCAATCCCTTCGTGGTGCGGCTGCTGACCTCGCTGAACCACGACCTCACCGGTCTGGCGCCCAAGAGCTGGGACGACTTCGCCAGGCCGGGAGCGCCAGAGCTCGACTTCGTCTTCACCCTCTCCGAGACCGCCGCCAACGCGGTGCCGCCTGCCTGGCCCGGCAATCCGACGACGGCCCTGTGGACGCTGCCCGACCCCGCCGCCTTCGAGGGCGACGATGTCCAGAAGGCGCTTGCCTTTGCCGACGCCTACCGCATGCTCAACAACCGCATCTCGATCTTCGCGAGCCTGCCGCTGGCGACCCTGCAGGGCATGGCGCTGCAGCATCGACTCGACGCGATCGGCCAGGACAAGGGGCGCCGCGAACCCGCCGGCGTTCCTTCAGCACCGAGGGAAGACGCCGCTTGA
- a CDS encoding ArsJ-associated glyceraldehyde-3-phosphate dehydrogenase, producing MRVGINGMGRIGRLALRAALGAADRQGDDPRAGNRLDIVHLNEIKGGAVATAHLLEFDSMQGRWRGGIASAGEDAITIGDRRLSFSAEAAPGDIPWGDLGVDVVLECTGKFLTPATLEGHLKRGAKRVIVAAPVKDASVLNVVVGVNEHLYDPASHPIVTAASCTTNCLAPVVKVVHENLRIRHGQITTIHDPTNTNVVVDAPHKDLRRARSAMLSLQPTTTGSATAIALIYPELKGKLDGHAVRAPVLNASLTDCVFELERPTTAGEVNALFEAAARGPLAGILGFEPRPLVSIDYQRDTRSAIVDGLSTLVTDGTMLKVYAWYDNEMGYACRMVDLACHLERVGI from the coding sequence ATGAGGGTCGGCATCAATGGCATGGGGCGCATCGGGCGGCTGGCGCTGCGGGCGGCTTTGGGCGCGGCCGACCGGCAGGGCGACGATCCGCGCGCCGGCAACCGGCTCGACATCGTCCATCTCAACGAGATCAAGGGCGGCGCGGTTGCGACCGCCCATCTCCTCGAATTCGACAGCATGCAGGGGCGCTGGCGCGGCGGCATCGCGAGTGCCGGGGAGGACGCGATCACGATCGGCGACCGCCGCTTAAGCTTCTCGGCGGAAGCTGCGCCAGGCGACATTCCCTGGGGCGATCTCGGCGTCGATGTGGTGCTCGAATGCACGGGCAAGTTCCTGACGCCCGCGACGCTGGAGGGGCATCTGAAGCGCGGCGCCAAGCGCGTCATCGTCGCCGCCCCCGTGAAGGACGCGTCCGTCCTCAACGTCGTTGTCGGCGTCAACGAGCATCTCTACGACCCGGCCTCGCATCCGATCGTCACCGCCGCCTCCTGCACCACCAACTGCCTCGCCCCGGTGGTGAAGGTCGTGCACGAGAACCTGCGTATCCGGCACGGGCAGATCACCACGATCCATGACCCGACCAACACCAATGTCGTGGTCGATGCGCCCCACAAGGATCTCCGCCGCGCCCGCTCGGCCATGCTCTCGCTGCAGCCGACGACGACCGGCAGCGCCACTGCGATCGCGCTGATCTACCCCGAGTTGAAGGGCAAGCTCGACGGCCACGCCGTGCGCGCCCCCGTCCTCAACGCCTCGCTGACCGACTGCGTCTTCGAGCTGGAGCGGCCGACGACCGCAGGCGAGGTCAACGCCCTGTTCGAGGCGGCGGCGCGGGGGCCGCTCGCCGGCATCCTCGGCTTCGAGCCGCGCCCGCTGGTCTCGATCGACTATCAGCGCGACACGCGCTCGGCCATCGTCGACGGGCTCTCGACGCTGGTCACCGACGGCACGATGCTCAAGGTCTACGCCTGGTACGACAACGAGATGGGCTATGCCTGCCGCATGGTCGACCTCGCCTGCCATCTCGAGCGTGTCGGGATCTGA
- the arsJ gene encoding organoarsenical effux MFS transporter ArsJ, with protein sequence MTQGARNYAIVTAAYWGFTLTDGALRMLVLLHFFRLGYSPFTLAFLFLLYEAAGIVANLIGGWLAARYGITRMLAVGLVTQIAGFLLLSGLSPDWTAAASVAWVVMAQGICGVAKDLTKTASKSAIKVAEAAARTENAEGRLFRWVAWFTGSKNAMKGVGFFLGGLLLEALGFRGALWAMAAMLGLILLGVLTSLPAMMGKAKASKSARELFAKNRAVNLLALARVALFGARDVWFVVGVPVFLYASGWTFTMVGTFLAVWTIGYGLVQAAAPAFIARSPDGLSSEVPAARLWSLALAAIPFAIAALLASGSGLRPDLVLVAGLGLFGFAFAVNSSLHSYLILAYAGSEKSAEDVGFYYAANALGRFLGTLLSGLLYQWGGLQACLIGSGLMLSACVLATAALPQRAAALSSGRDS encoded by the coding sequence TTGACCCAGGGTGCGCGCAACTACGCCATCGTCACCGCCGCCTATTGGGGCTTCACCCTGACCGACGGCGCGCTGCGCATGCTCGTGCTGCTGCATTTCTTCCGGCTCGGCTATTCGCCCTTCACGCTCGCCTTCCTGTTCCTGCTCTACGAGGCGGCCGGGATCGTCGCCAACCTGATCGGCGGCTGGCTCGCCGCCCGCTACGGCATCACCCGCATGCTCGCGGTCGGTCTCGTCACGCAGATCGCGGGCTTCCTGCTCTTGTCGGGACTGTCGCCGGACTGGACGGCCGCGGCCTCCGTCGCCTGGGTGGTGATGGCTCAGGGGATCTGCGGCGTCGCCAAGGACCTGACCAAGACAGCCTCGAAATCGGCCATCAAGGTCGCCGAGGCCGCCGCCCGCACCGAAAACGCTGAGGGCCGGCTGTTTCGCTGGGTCGCGTGGTTCACCGGCTCCAAGAACGCGATGAAGGGCGTCGGCTTCTTCCTCGGCGGGCTCCTGCTGGAGGCGCTGGGCTTCCGGGGCGCGCTCTGGGCGATGGCGGCGATGCTGGGCCTGATCCTGCTCGGCGTTCTGACCTCGCTGCCGGCGATGATGGGCAAGGCCAAGGCGAGCAAATCCGCCCGCGAACTCTTCGCCAAGAACCGCGCCGTCAACCTGCTGGCGCTGGCGCGCGTCGCGCTGTTCGGGGCTCGCGACGTCTGGTTCGTCGTCGGCGTGCCGGTTTTCCTCTACGCCTCCGGCTGGACCTTCACCATGGTCGGCACCTTCCTGGCGGTCTGGACGATCGGCTACGGCCTCGTTCAGGCGGCGGCGCCGGCCTTCATCGCCCGCAGCCCCGACGGGCTGTCATCGGAGGTGCCGGCCGCGCGGCTCTGGTCGCTGGCGCTGGCGGCGATCCCCTTCGCGATCGCGGCGCTGCTGGCGAGCGGCTCCGGCCTGCGGCCCGATCTCGTTCTCGTCGCGGGACTCGGCCTGTTCGGCTTCGCCTTCGCGGTCAATTCCTCGCTCCACTCCTATCTGATCCTGGCCTATGCCGGTTCGGAGAAATCGGCCGAGGATGTCGGCTTCTACTATGCCGCCAATGCGCTCGGTCGCTTCCTCGGGACCCTGCTCTCGGGCCTGCTCTACCAGTGGGGCGGCCTCCAGGCCTGCCTTATTGGGTCGGGCCTGATGCTGTCCGCCTGCGTCCTGGCAACCGCTGCCCTGCCGCAGCGCGCCGCGGCCCTTTCGTCCGGGCGGGACAGCTAA
- a CDS encoding L,D-transpeptidase, protein MMKRDGTAGDGTALSGRRLERLDRRSFLVGSAAGLGALSLGGCVTQDGMSLAEAKKLYGPVDDKKFPIPATDPSKVDPQYWRRTVRYETKEAPGTIIVDPGNYYVYRIEGDGNATRYGANVGRDGFRWNGDAYVGRKSEWPTWTPPPEMIKRQPEAAKYARGMPGGLENPLGARTLHLYQNGRYTLYTIYASLDEESIGSGITSGCVGLLTQDMIDLYDQTPVKTKVVVLPA, encoded by the coding sequence ATGATGAAGCGTGATGGAACCGCCGGAGATGGAACGGCCCTGTCCGGCCGCCGGTTGGAGCGGCTCGACCGCCGCTCCTTCCTCGTCGGTTCCGCCGCCGGCCTCGGCGCGCTGTCGCTGGGCGGCTGCGTCACCCAGGACGGGATGAGCCTCGCCGAGGCGAAGAAGCTCTATGGGCCGGTCGACGACAAGAAGTTCCCGATCCCGGCGACCGATCCCAGCAAGGTCGACCCGCAATACTGGCGCCGCACCGTGCGCTACGAGACCAAGGAAGCGCCGGGCACGATCATCGTCGATCCCGGCAATTACTATGTCTACCGCATCGAGGGCGACGGCAACGCCACGCGCTACGGCGCCAATGTCGGCCGCGACGGCTTCCGCTGGAATGGCGATGCCTATGTCGGGCGCAAGTCGGAATGGCCGACCTGGACGCCGCCGCCGGAGATGATCAAGCGGCAGCCGGAAGCCGCCAAATATGCCCGCGGCATGCCGGGTGGCCTCGAGAATCCGCTGGGCGCGCGCACCCTGCATCTCTACCAGAACGGCCGCTACACGCTCTACACGATCTACGCCTCGCTCGATGAGGAATCGATCGGCTCGGGCATCACCAGCGGCTGCGTCGGCCTGCTGACGCAGGACATGATCGACCTTTACGACCAGACGCCGGTGAAGACGAAGGTCGTGGTCCTGCCGGCGTAA
- a CDS encoding Lrp/AsnC family transcriptional regulator yields MDELDQRLITLLRRNGRRGVSDLALELSVSRATVRARIERLEQAGEIVGYTVILRADAVSAPVRGITLIEVEGRAKDRVVAALTGFAEVTAVHTTSGKWDLVAELGTDSLTALDGVLTRLRLIAGIAASETHLLLATPRSSRAGLGPLAQR; encoded by the coding sequence ATGGACGAACTCGACCAGCGCCTGATCACGCTGCTGCGCCGGAACGGCCGTCGCGGCGTGTCGGATCTCGCGCTCGAGCTCAGCGTGTCGCGCGCCACGGTCAGGGCGCGCATCGAGCGCCTCGAACAGGCCGGCGAGATCGTCGGCTACACGGTGATCCTGCGGGCGGACGCGGTCTCCGCCCCCGTGCGCGGCATCACCCTGATCGAGGTCGAGGGACGAGCCAAGGACCGCGTGGTCGCGGCGCTGACGGGTTTCGCCGAGGTCACGGCGGTCCACACGACGAGCGGCAAATGGGATCTCGTCGCGGAACTCGGCACCGACAGCCTGACCGCCCTCGACGGGGTCCTGACGCGGCTGCGCCTGATCGCCGGCATCGCCGCGTCGGAAACGCATCTGCTGCTGGCGACGCCGCGCAGCAGCAGGGCCGGGCTCGGACCGCTCGCCCAGCGCTGA
- the rocF gene encoding arginase yields the protein MRQTTCILLGAPVQDGTGRLGCDMGPSAFRAAGIGPALQSLGHTVIDRGNLVPAPRRDLTHANPALHGLPEIVAWTEALSQTVYETGAQGLTIVLGGDHSLAAGTLAGHARRASEDGRKLFVLWLDAHPDLHTLETTESGHLHGVPMGYALGLPGFAGTFPPLAAALDPSRVCMMGLRSVDAAERRILAGSGVHVHDMRAIDENGVGVLLRRFLDIVEAQDGILHVSLDVDFLDPDIAPGVGTTVPGGATFREAHLIMEMLHDSGRVASLDLVELNPFLDDRGRTARLMVDLTASLMGRSVLDRPTRSY from the coding sequence ATGAGACAGACCACTTGCATTCTTCTGGGTGCGCCGGTGCAGGACGGCACCGGACGGCTCGGTTGCGACATGGGGCCCAGCGCCTTCCGCGCCGCCGGCATCGGGCCGGCCTTGCAGTCGCTCGGCCACACCGTGATCGACCGCGGCAACCTCGTCCCGGCGCCGCGACGCGACCTGACCCACGCCAACCCCGCGCTGCACGGCCTGCCCGAGATCGTGGCCTGGACCGAGGCGCTGTCGCAGACCGTCTACGAGACCGGCGCGCAGGGCCTGACCATCGTGCTCGGCGGTGATCACAGCCTGGCGGCTGGCACGCTGGCCGGCCATGCTCGCCGCGCGAGCGAGGACGGCCGCAAGCTCTTCGTGCTCTGGCTCGATGCCCATCCGGACCTCCACACGCTGGAGACGACGGAGAGCGGTCATCTCCATGGCGTGCCGATGGGCTATGCGCTCGGTCTTCCCGGTTTCGCCGGGACCTTTCCGCCGCTAGCGGCGGCACTCGATCCCTCGCGGGTCTGCATGATGGGGCTGCGCAGCGTCGATGCGGCGGAGCGGCGGATTCTGGCCGGCAGCGGCGTGCATGTGCACGACATGCGCGCCATCGACGAAAACGGCGTCGGCGTGCTGCTGCGGCGCTTCCTCGACATCGTCGAGGCGCAGGATGGCATCCTCCATGTCAGCCTCGATGTCGATTTCCTCGATCCCGACATCGCGCCCGGCGTCGGCACCACCGTCCCGGGCGGCGCGACCTTCCGGGAAGCGCATCTGATCATGGAGATGCTCCATGACAGCGGCCGCGTCGCCAGCCTCGACCTCGTCGAACTCAACCCCTTCCTCGACGATCGCGGCCGCACCGCCCGGCTGATGGTGGACCTCACCGCCAGCCTGATGGGCCGCAGCGTGCTGGATCGCCCGACGCGGAGCTACTGA